In Nocardia yunnanensis, one DNA window encodes the following:
- a CDS encoding ATP-binding cassette domain-containing protein, with protein MNNTAIAASGLRKSYGDKKVLDGIDLNIAAGSIFSLLGPNGAGKTTTVNVLTTLARPDDGTARIAGFDLATQAREVRASIGVTGQFAAVDDLLTGAENLRLMADLHRLRGAEATRVVTGLLERFDLEAAAGKPASTYSGGMRRKLDLAMTLVTRPRIVFLDEPTTGLDPRSRRTMWDIVRELTAEGVTIFLTTQYLEEADQLADHIAVLDQGRIVAEGTADELKRRVPGSHIRLRFTDLAELDAAAAVLPAGTRDDEALALNVPGDGGSKALRALLDRLADHSLEAADVSIHTPDLDDVFLALTGHATTEAEAQ; from the coding sequence ATGAACAACACCGCAATCGCCGCCTCCGGGTTGCGAAAGTCGTACGGGGACAAGAAAGTTCTCGACGGCATCGACCTGAACATCGCGGCCGGCTCCATCTTCTCCCTGCTCGGGCCCAACGGGGCGGGCAAGACCACGACCGTGAACGTGCTGACCACCCTGGCGCGGCCCGACGACGGCACCGCCCGGATCGCCGGCTTCGATTTGGCCACCCAGGCTCGCGAGGTGCGCGCCTCGATCGGGGTCACCGGCCAGTTCGCGGCCGTCGACGACCTGCTCACCGGCGCGGAGAACCTGCGCCTGATGGCGGATCTGCATCGGCTGCGCGGCGCCGAGGCCACCCGGGTGGTCACCGGACTGCTCGAGCGTTTCGACCTCGAGGCCGCCGCCGGCAAGCCCGCCTCCACCTACTCCGGCGGCATGCGCCGCAAACTCGATCTGGCCATGACGCTGGTGACCCGGCCGCGCATCGTGTTCCTGGACGAACCGACGACCGGACTCGACCCGCGCAGCCGCCGCACCATGTGGGACATCGTGCGGGAGCTGACCGCCGAGGGCGTCACCATCTTCCTCACCACCCAGTACCTCGAGGAGGCCGATCAGCTGGCCGACCACATCGCGGTACTCGATCAGGGCCGCATCGTCGCCGAGGGCACGGCCGACGAACTCAAGCGCCGGGTGCCCGGCAGCCACATCCGGTTGCGCTTCACCGACCTCGCCGAGCTGGACGCGGCGGCGGCGGTGCTGCCGGCGGGCACCCGCGACGACGAGGCCCTGGCATTGAACGTGCCCGGCGACGGCGGCTCGAAAGCCCTGCGCGCCCTGCTGGATCGGCTCGCCGACCACTCCCTCGAGGCGGCCGACGTCTCGATCCACACCCCTGATCTCGACGATGTCTTTCTCGCCCTGACCGGGCACGCCACCACGGAGGCCGAAGCACAATGA
- a CDS encoding SRPBCC family protein, with amino-acid sequence MTVQRKHSMYHSSVIEADPDAVWAVVRDALALVAIVSGPAAKDVHWVGDAGPERVPAPYNFTLVFADGLVRQEIAGRDELKRLQTYRSLEPTMGVERYVATIRIREITNDPNRCFFDWTRELTIEADADLQVVETIIDMMAKQVDAVRDHFAQR; translated from the coding sequence GTGACGGTTCAGCGCAAGCACTCCATGTACCACTCGAGTGTCATCGAGGCCGATCCGGACGCGGTGTGGGCCGTCGTGCGCGATGCCCTGGCCCTGGTGGCGATCGTTTCCGGACCGGCGGCCAAGGATGTGCACTGGGTGGGAGACGCTGGGCCGGAACGGGTTCCGGCGCCCTACAACTTCACGCTGGTGTTCGCCGACGGCCTGGTGCGGCAGGAGATCGCCGGTCGCGACGAGCTGAAACGCCTGCAGACCTACCGCTCCCTGGAACCGACCATGGGCGTGGAGCGCTATGTCGCCACCATTCGCATCCGCGAGATCACCAACGACCCCAACCGCTGCTTCTTCGACTGGACCCGCGAGCTGACCATCGAAGCCGATGCGGACCTCCAGGTCGTCGAAACGATCATCGACATGATGGCCAAGCAGGTCGACGCCGTGCGCGACCACTTCGCACAGCGGTAG
- a CDS encoding ABC transporter permease, whose protein sequence is MSTLTAPATVAPATLSSALQDSIVMLRRNFKHIARNPVTIFNAALMPVVMMLIFVYVFGSAFKVGQHYVDYATPGMILLAISYGLSGTAVSVSSDMAKGVINRFKVMSVSRGAVLTGHVVATIVTNVVAIAAIIGLAFALGFRPPASAADWLGAIGVMLATSFAASWLTVALGMAAKTPESAGMAVVPLIMLPFLSSAIVPADQMGQGVRQFAQYQPFTPIIESLRGFLEGHPSGGYTAAALAWCAGFAIVGYFWSRASFDKRT, encoded by the coding sequence ATGAGCACCCTGACCGCCCCTGCGACCGTCGCACCGGCCACCCTGTCCTCGGCGCTGCAGGACTCGATCGTCATGCTGCGCCGCAACTTCAAGCACATCGCCCGCAATCCGGTCACCATCTTCAACGCGGCGCTGATGCCGGTCGTGATGATGCTGATCTTCGTCTACGTGTTCGGCAGCGCCTTCAAGGTGGGCCAGCACTACGTCGACTACGCCACCCCCGGCATGATCCTGCTCGCCATCAGCTACGGGCTCTCGGGCACCGCGGTGTCGGTGAGCTCGGACATGGCCAAGGGCGTCATCAACCGCTTCAAGGTCATGTCGGTGTCCCGGGGCGCGGTGCTGACCGGCCACGTCGTGGCCACCATCGTGACCAATGTGGTCGCCATCGCCGCCATCATCGGGCTGGCCTTCGCGCTCGGTTTCCGGCCGCCGGCCTCCGCGGCGGACTGGCTCGGCGCGATCGGCGTCATGCTGGCGACCTCGTTCGCGGCCTCCTGGCTGACCGTCGCGCTGGGCATGGCGGCCAAGACCCCCGAATCCGCGGGCATGGCCGTGGTGCCGCTGATCATGCTGCCGTTCCTGAGCAGCGCGATCGTTCCGGCCGACCAGATGGGCCAGGGCGTGCGGCAGTTCGCGCAGTACCAGCCCTTCACGCCGATCATCGAATCGCTGCGCGGATTCTTGGAAGGCCACCCGTCGGGCGGCTACACCGCCGCCGCGCTGGCCTGGTGCGCCGGGTTCGCCATCGTCGGCTACTTCTGGTCGCGGGCCTCGTTCGACAAGCGGACGTAG
- a CDS encoding BTAD domain-containing putative transcriptional regulator produces MQIGMLGPLEIRTADSGLLEVPGARLRALLIALALEPGRAVQKTTLVDWIWGDNPPADAANALQALVSRLRRVLPDGSLGVEAGGYRLTVKPADVDAVRFERLLDQARGGDDGHRAETLRAALDLWRGAPMQDVDLRGNEAFDAAVTRLEALRAAAQDDLYEAEIRLGRGPDLIAELTELVARDPLRERLAAALMRALAEAGRGTEALAVYQQTRETLADELGVDPSPDLSALHVALLRGEVGARQADRSTNLRAELTSYVGKYADIAAVRDLIANHRLTTLTGPGGSGKTRLAVETAHTLLEDLPDGAWLVELTALGPADDIAQATLAALGLRDALHGGAGADPMDRLVAALRERETLLVLDNCEHLIESAATFAHRLLGECRKLRILATSREPLGITGEALWQVEPLNLPAPDADSAAIATAPAVELLRDRASAVRKDLGSDAAALATMARICRALDGIPLAIELAAARLRTMSLEQLAHRLDDRFRLLTGGSRTAIPQHRTLRAVVDWSWELLSEPERTVLRRLAVFAGGASLEAAEQVCATGAVEGWEVLELLTALTEKSLLIVTGDDAPRYRMLGTIAQYARERLDEAGEADSARRAHLAYFTELAATADPRLRRGEQLEWLAVLDAEHDNIAAAMRGALAAPDAAGAARLAAAAGWYWWLGGHKSEGMEMVTAAADAVEQAAEATDADGPDDETLATVYGLVVHFATTGPNDQFAVEEWITKSHGYGRRTAGPHRHPALVFVGALERMLHGPEHYLPAFEALIADEDPWVRALSRLQLGKLRVMLGQDGPEVDAHLEGSLAEFRAIGERWGISFALTELAERLAMQGEFAKATEYLDEAAGVVAELDAIEDVARTRSRQAQLFWLLGDPAASAGAVAEAQRWAERTAWPGALAQLALERAELARWSGDAAESHRQIDIARTLSKGSETEYLETGIHDLLGYLAPDTEQSRAHRRAELDSVSDRAAAPLLARVLVGLADLAAREGRDAHAVRLLAASAVVRGMPDRSQPDVERIERETRSRLGEASFTEATRVGAESNWRELAEATFAD; encoded by the coding sequence GTGCAGATCGGGATGCTTGGACCGCTCGAAATCCGGACAGCCGACAGCGGATTGCTCGAGGTGCCGGGAGCCCGGTTGCGCGCACTGCTGATCGCGCTGGCGCTCGAACCCGGCCGCGCGGTGCAGAAAACGACGCTGGTCGACTGGATCTGGGGGGACAACCCGCCCGCGGACGCCGCGAATGCCTTGCAGGCGTTGGTGTCCCGGTTGCGCCGGGTGCTTCCGGACGGATCGCTGGGCGTGGAGGCGGGCGGCTACCGGCTCACCGTCAAGCCCGCCGATGTCGATGCCGTGCGCTTCGAACGACTGCTGGATCAGGCCCGCGGCGGCGACGACGGACACCGGGCCGAGACCCTGCGCGCGGCCCTCGACCTGTGGCGCGGCGCCCCGATGCAGGACGTCGACCTGCGCGGCAACGAAGCCTTCGACGCCGCGGTCACCCGTCTCGAAGCCTTGCGCGCGGCCGCGCAGGACGACCTGTACGAGGCGGAGATCCGGCTCGGCCGGGGCCCCGATCTGATCGCCGAACTGACCGAACTGGTGGCCCGCGACCCCCTGCGGGAACGGCTCGCCGCCGCCCTCATGCGCGCGCTGGCCGAGGCCGGTCGCGGCACCGAGGCGCTGGCGGTGTACCAGCAGACCCGCGAAACCCTCGCCGACGAACTGGGCGTCGACCCGTCACCGGACCTGTCGGCCCTGCATGTCGCGCTGCTGCGCGGCGAGGTCGGTGCGCGGCAGGCCGACCGCAGCACCAACCTGCGCGCCGAATTGACCAGCTACGTCGGCAAATACGCCGATATCGCCGCCGTCCGCGACCTCATCGCGAACCACCGGCTCACCACCCTCACCGGCCCCGGCGGCTCCGGCAAGACCCGGCTCGCGGTGGAGACCGCGCACACCCTGCTCGAGGATCTGCCGGACGGGGCCTGGCTGGTGGAACTGACCGCACTGGGCCCGGCCGACGACATCGCGCAGGCGACGCTGGCCGCCCTCGGGCTCCGCGACGCCCTGCACGGCGGCGCCGGCGCCGACCCGATGGACCGTCTGGTGGCGGCGCTGCGCGAGCGCGAGACGCTACTGGTGCTCGACAATTGCGAGCACCTGATCGAATCCGCGGCCACCTTCGCGCACCGGCTGCTCGGCGAATGCCGCAAGCTACGGATTCTCGCCACCAGCCGCGAACCGCTCGGCATCACCGGCGAGGCGCTGTGGCAGGTCGAGCCGCTGAATCTGCCCGCGCCGGACGCCGATTCGGCCGCCATCGCGACCGCGCCCGCGGTGGAGCTGCTGCGGGACCGGGCGAGCGCGGTGCGCAAGGATCTCGGCTCCGACGCCGCCGCGCTGGCCACCATGGCCCGCATCTGCCGTGCGCTGGACGGTATTCCGCTGGCGATCGAATTGGCCGCGGCCCGGCTGCGCACCATGTCGCTGGAACAGCTCGCCCATCGTCTCGACGATCGCTTCCGGCTGCTGACCGGCGGCAGCCGCACCGCCATCCCGCAGCACCGGACCCTGCGCGCGGTGGTCGACTGGAGCTGGGAGTTGCTGAGCGAGCCCGAGCGCACGGTGCTGCGCCGGCTCGCGGTCTTCGCCGGCGGCGCGAGTCTGGAAGCGGCCGAACAGGTGTGCGCGACCGGCGCCGTCGAAGGGTGGGAGGTCCTGGAACTGCTGACCGCCCTGACCGAGAAGTCGCTGCTGATCGTCACCGGCGACGACGCACCGCGTTACCGGATGCTGGGCACCATCGCGCAGTACGCCCGGGAACGACTCGACGAAGCGGGAGAGGCGGATTCGGCTCGCCGCGCGCATCTCGCGTACTTCACCGAACTGGCCGCGACCGCGGATCCGCGTCTGCGCCGCGGTGAGCAACTGGAATGGCTGGCCGTTCTCGACGCCGAGCACGACAATATCGCCGCCGCCATGCGCGGCGCGCTGGCCGCGCCCGACGCCGCCGGCGCGGCCCGGCTGGCCGCGGCGGCGGGCTGGTACTGGTGGCTCGGCGGGCACAAATCCGAGGGCATGGAAATGGTCACCGCGGCCGCCGACGCCGTCGAGCAGGCGGCGGAAGCCACGGATGCGGACGGTCCGGACGACGAGACCCTCGCCACCGTGTACGGGCTGGTCGTGCATTTCGCGACCACCGGGCCCAATGATCAGTTCGCCGTGGAGGAGTGGATCACCAAGTCGCACGGCTACGGTCGACGCACCGCCGGCCCGCATCGCCATCCGGCGCTGGTGTTCGTCGGCGCGCTGGAGCGCATGCTGCACGGACCCGAGCACTACCTGCCCGCGTTCGAGGCGCTGATCGCCGACGAGGATCCGTGGGTGCGGGCCCTGTCCCGGCTGCAACTGGGCAAGCTGCGCGTCATGCTCGGCCAGGACGGGCCGGAGGTGGACGCGCATCTGGAGGGCTCGCTCGCCGAGTTCCGGGCCATCGGTGAACGCTGGGGCATCTCCTTCGCGCTCACCGAACTCGCGGAACGTCTGGCCATGCAGGGTGAATTCGCCAAGGCGACGGAGTATTTGGACGAGGCGGCCGGCGTGGTCGCCGAACTCGACGCGATCGAGGACGTCGCCCGCACGCGGTCCCGGCAGGCCCAATTGTTCTGGCTGCTGGGCGATCCGGCGGCGAGCGCGGGCGCGGTGGCCGAGGCGCAGCGCTGGGCGGAGCGCACGGCCTGGCCCGGCGCCCTGGCCCAATTGGCGTTGGAGCGAGCGGAATTGGCCCGCTGGAGCGGCGACGCCGCCGAGTCGCACCGTCAGATCGATATCGCCCGGACCCTGTCGAAGGGCTCCGAGACAGAGTATCTCGAAACCGGAATCCACGATCTGCTCGGCTATCTCGCGCCCGATACCGAGCAATCCCGCGCGCATCGGCGGGCGGAGCTGGACTCGGTCTCCGACCGGGCGGCCGCTCCCCTGCTGGCGCGGGTGCTCGTCGGGCTCGCCGACCTGGCCGCGCGGGAGGGGCGGGACGCGCACGCGGTGCGACTGCTGGCCGCGAGCGCCGTGGTGCGCGGTATGCCCGATCGCTCCCAGCCGGACGTGGAGCGGATCGAGCGCGAAACACGAAGTCGCCTCGGCGAAGCGAGCTTCACCGAGGCGACGAGGGTTGGGGCGGAATCGAATTGGCGGGAGCTGGCGGAGGCCACCTTCGCGGACTGA
- a CDS encoding NAD(P)/FAD-dependent oxidoreductase — MSAQRVEHAEVVVIGGGVIGTSIACQLAEAGVGVVLLERGQLGAGSSGTTAGVVRAYFPGSPLIGELAVRSVAAYHALAARTGIELLRERVGFLVLCTERQQVEEFRREQAEQRAAGVEVELLTAAAAARRNPLLDEGAIVAAAWSPEAYACDPAAIVHAYATAAERAGAVLRTRTPVTAIDEDGLVHTPAGSIRAETIVCAAGPWADTVAAMAGVELPVTTYPVDLLLTDAPAPALPDLPMTLHPSSLRIRSWGDRILVGMGRPGAEETKAQWRSRVADQLGATYPALAGRRVEHGWSGDLDVSPDGLPVLGRDPSRPFVYAAGFSGQGLCQAPAAGELVRDLVLGNEGNTYDRLGVQRFQPSSGILRG, encoded by the coding sequence GTGAGCGCGCAGCGGGTGGAGCACGCCGAGGTCGTGGTCATCGGCGGCGGCGTCATCGGCACGTCCATCGCCTGTCAGCTGGCCGAGGCCGGGGTCGGGGTCGTCCTGCTCGAACGCGGGCAACTCGGCGCGGGGTCGTCGGGGACCACGGCGGGCGTCGTGCGCGCCTACTTTCCGGGCAGTCCGCTGATCGGGGAGCTCGCGGTGCGCAGCGTCGCCGCGTATCACGCGCTGGCCGCACGCACCGGGATCGAGTTGTTGCGGGAGCGGGTCGGCTTCCTGGTGCTGTGCACCGAGCGGCAGCAGGTGGAGGAATTCCGGCGCGAGCAGGCCGAGCAGCGGGCGGCCGGTGTCGAGGTGGAGTTGCTGACCGCCGCGGCGGCGGCCCGCCGCAACCCCTTGCTGGACGAAGGCGCCATCGTGGCGGCCGCCTGGTCGCCGGAGGCGTATGCCTGCGATCCGGCCGCGATCGTGCACGCCTATGCCACGGCGGCCGAACGCGCCGGCGCGGTATTGCGCACACGCACCCCCGTCACCGCCATCGACGAGGACGGCCTGGTGCATACGCCCGCGGGCAGCATTCGCGCCGAAACCATCGTCTGCGCGGCCGGGCCGTGGGCGGATACGGTCGCGGCCATGGCCGGGGTGGAGTTGCCGGTCACGACCTATCCGGTCGACCTGCTGCTGACCGACGCGCCCGCGCCCGCGTTGCCCGATCTGCCCATGACCCTGCATCCGTCGAGCCTGCGCATTCGGTCGTGGGGTGACCGGATCCTCGTCGGGATGGGCCGGCCGGGCGCGGAGGAAACCAAGGCGCAGTGGCGATCTCGTGTCGCCGACCAGCTCGGCGCCACCTACCCGGCGCTGGCGGGACGGCGGGTCGAGCACGGCTGGAGCGGGGACCTCGACGTCAGCCCGGACGGTCTGCCCGTCCTCGGGCGTGACCCCTCGCGCCCCTTCGTCTATGCGGCGGGATTCTCCGGTCAAGGGCTGTGCCAAGCCCCGGCCGCCGGGGAACTCGTCCGCGATCTCGTACTCGGCAATGAAGGAAATACCTATGATCGTCTTGGCGTGCAACGGTTTCAGCCGAGTAGCGGAATTCTTCGCGGATAA
- a CDS encoding GNAT family N-acetyltransferase, which produces MTEPERFEPRTDPRPEDTVWPEMSWPVPAGTVLHGESVTLTPTVAESDAEALFKAVDHEVAWAHVPNRPEDARTLEDRLRQLDSLPDWQLWTVRTRQPIGGEPADAIVGVTAYLDARPHDAAIEIGFTVYSPSVWGTTVNPEAKLLLLRYAFDTLHVGRVQLKTDVRNHRSQQAIARLGASYEGTLRRHFRRSDGTVRDSVLFSITAEDWPRVRAGLARRLGTS; this is translated from the coding sequence ATGACCGAGCCGGAACGCTTCGAGCCGCGGACGGATCCCCGTCCGGAAGACACCGTGTGGCCGGAGATGAGCTGGCCGGTGCCGGCGGGCACCGTATTGCACGGGGAGAGCGTGACATTGACCCCCACGGTTGCCGAGTCGGATGCGGAGGCACTGTTCAAGGCCGTCGATCACGAGGTGGCGTGGGCGCACGTCCCGAACCGCCCCGAGGACGCGCGGACGCTGGAAGACCGCCTGCGGCAACTGGATTCGCTCCCCGACTGGCAGCTGTGGACCGTGCGCACCCGGCAGCCGATCGGTGGCGAACCGGCGGACGCCATCGTGGGCGTCACCGCCTACCTCGATGCGCGGCCCCACGACGCCGCGATCGAGATCGGGTTCACCGTGTACAGCCCGTCGGTCTGGGGCACCACGGTCAACCCGGAAGCGAAACTGCTGTTGCTGCGGTACGCGTTCGACACCCTGCACGTCGGGCGCGTCCAGCTGAAAACCGATGTGCGCAACCATCGCTCGCAGCAGGCGATCGCCCGTCTGGGCGCGAGTTACGAGGGGACGCTGCGCCGCCATTTCCGGCGCAGCGACGGCACCGTCCGCGACAGCGTCCTGTTCTCCATCACCGCCGAGGACTGGCCCCGCGTGCGGGCCGGCCTCGCTCGGCGACTGGGGACCAGCTGA
- a CDS encoding carbamoyltransferase family protein, with translation MIVLACNGFSRVAEFFADNFGAVGKDKHYLMGHDAAAALLIDGELVAAVEEERFNRDKKTTDFPIHSVRWCLDHAGLDFADVDLLAIPWNWSSEVVDAVLADISAAPMDAVVRGQLLRGIRGLAAEVVSPEAILADFAARTGFRPDPAKVVFVPHHIAHAMTGYYLAGMKDSAFLVSDGRAERYSAVLGEIRDGRIRIFDESTIGTENSIGLLFSAITRFLGFVPNNDEYKVMGLSGYARPPVPNPFVEDLVELLPQGRYRFRTPLATDDPRGLDPVFERYFGPFDDSLEYQARVAAAAQELLGVVTNHQLRALESKSDLNHLLFEGGVALNCLNNTPLFEGSRFEEMAVSFGASDTGITIGAAVRAWIDYSEDWAQRDQPPVNPYLGPEFDDSAIETALREFDDRVGWTRLTDDEIVDQVAKLLTEKVVIGWYEGRLEHGPRALGHRSILANPSFPDIKDVINTRVKHREPFRPFAPLVLEEDAPKIFEMGRKTRSPYMTFVFPVRPKYQDVIPGATHVDGTSRVQTLTDRDTPRLAGLLRRFTALTDVPCLINTSFNVAGEPIVCTPADALNCFLGTEIDYLALGNHLVTKAHAGPKDEVSA, from the coding sequence ATGATCGTCTTGGCGTGCAACGGTTTCAGCCGAGTAGCGGAATTCTTCGCGGATAACTTCGGCGCGGTCGGCAAGGACAAGCACTACCTCATGGGCCACGACGCGGCCGCCGCGCTGTTGATCGACGGCGAACTGGTCGCGGCGGTGGAAGAGGAGCGGTTCAACCGCGACAAGAAGACCACCGACTTTCCGATCCACTCGGTGCGGTGGTGCCTCGATCACGCGGGGCTGGACTTCGCGGACGTCGATCTCCTTGCCATTCCGTGGAATTGGTCGTCCGAGGTAGTGGACGCGGTGCTGGCCGATATCTCGGCCGCGCCCATGGACGCGGTGGTCCGCGGGCAACTGCTGCGCGGGATACGGGGACTCGCGGCCGAGGTGGTGAGTCCCGAGGCCATCCTCGCCGATTTCGCCGCCCGCACCGGCTTCCGCCCCGATCCGGCGAAGGTGGTGTTCGTCCCGCATCACATCGCGCACGCCATGACCGGCTACTACCTGGCCGGTATGAAGGACAGCGCGTTTCTCGTCAGTGATGGTCGCGCGGAACGATATTCGGCGGTCCTCGGCGAGATCCGCGACGGCAGGATCCGGATCTTCGACGAATCCACCATCGGCACGGAGAACTCGATCGGCCTGTTGTTCAGCGCGATCACCCGGTTCCTCGGGTTCGTGCCCAACAACGACGAATACAAGGTGATGGGGCTGTCCGGCTATGCCCGGCCCCCGGTGCCGAATCCCTTCGTCGAGGATCTGGTCGAACTGCTGCCGCAGGGCCGATACCGCTTCCGCACGCCGCTGGCGACCGATGACCCGCGTGGTCTGGACCCGGTGTTCGAGCGGTACTTCGGGCCGTTCGACGACAGCCTCGAGTATCAGGCGCGGGTGGCGGCCGCGGCACAGGAGCTGCTGGGGGTCGTCACGAATCATCAACTGCGGGCGCTGGAATCGAAGTCCGACCTGAACCATCTGCTGTTCGAGGGCGGTGTCGCCCTGAACTGCCTCAACAACACCCCGCTGTTCGAGGGGTCGCGGTTCGAGGAGATGGCGGTGAGCTTCGGCGCGAGCGATACCGGCATCACCATCGGGGCCGCGGTGCGCGCCTGGATCGATTACTCCGAGGATTGGGCGCAACGGGACCAGCCGCCCGTAAATCCTTATCTGGGACCGGAATTCGACGACTCCGCGATCGAAACGGCTCTGCGCGAGTTCGACGATCGGGTGGGCTGGACCAGGCTCACCGACGACGAAATCGTCGATCAGGTCGCGAAACTGCTCACCGAGAAGGTGGTCATCGGCTGGTACGAGGGCCGCCTGGAACACGGTCCGCGGGCGCTGGGGCATCGCAGCATCCTGGCCAACCCGAGCTTCCCCGATATCAAGGACGTCATCAATACCCGGGTCAAGCATCGCGAGCCGTTCCGTCCGTTCGCGCCGCTGGTGTTGGAGGAGGACGCGCCGAAAATCTTCGAGATGGGGCGCAAAACCCGTTCCCCGTACATGACTTTCGTATTCCCGGTGCGACCGAAGTATCAGGACGTCATCCCGGGCGCGACCCATGTGGACGGCACTTCCCGGGTGCAGACCCTCACCGACCGCGACACCCCGCGCCTGGCGGGGCTGCTGCGCCGGTTCACCGCGCTGACCGATGTGCCGTGCCTGATCAACACCTCGTTCAATGTGGCCGGCGAACCCATCGTCTGCACGCCGGCGGACGCGTTGAACTGCTTCCTGGGCACCGAGATCGACTACCTGGCGCTGGGCAATCATCTGGTCACCAAGGCGCACGCTGGTCCGAAAGACGAAGTGTCGGCATGA
- a CDS encoding histidine phosphatase family protein — MTFADGEPTTLLLLRHGETALTPERRFSGSGGDDPALSETGRRQAEAVAARLAESGTVHAVVSSPLRRCRETAAATAGKLGLDVRLASGLREADFGAWEGLTFAEIRERHPDELAHWLVSPSAVPGGTGESLESVTRRVEWSRDKLLAQFPGQRVLVVSHVAPLRTLVRLALGAPPESLFRMEIAAASLSEVAYYPDGTASVRSLNDTTHLR; from the coding sequence ATGACATTCGCGGACGGCGAGCCCACCACCCTGTTGCTGCTGCGCCACGGCGAGACGGCGTTGACGCCGGAGCGGCGCTTCTCCGGCAGCGGCGGCGACGATCCGGCGCTGTCGGAGACCGGGCGGCGGCAGGCCGAGGCCGTCGCCGCCCGGCTCGCGGAATCCGGGACGGTGCACGCGGTGGTGTCCTCGCCGCTGCGCCGCTGCCGGGAGACCGCGGCGGCGACTGCAGGGAAACTGGGTCTCGACGTCCGGCTGGCTTCGGGGCTGCGGGAGGCGGATTTCGGTGCGTGGGAAGGGCTTACGTTCGCCGAGATCCGCGAACGCCATCCCGACGAACTGGCGCACTGGCTGGTCTCGCCGTCCGCCGTGCCGGGCGGCACCGGCGAATCACTGGAATCGGTGACGCGTCGTGTCGAATGGTCGCGTGACAAACTCTTGGCACAGTTCCCCGGGCAGCGGGTCCTGGTGGTCTCGCATGTCGCTCCGCTGCGGACATTGGTGCGGCTGGCGCTCGGTGCGCCGCCGGAGTCGCTGTTCCGCATGGAGATTGCGGCGGCCTCGCTCTCGGAGGTCGCGTACTACCCCGACGGAACCGCGAGCGTGCGTTCGCTGAACGACACGACACATCTGCGTTAG
- a CDS encoding nucleoside deaminase, protein MTAMEVSLQELERSWLDQAIQLATTSVAKGGGPFGALIAKGTEVVAIGHNQVTATLDPTAHGEVSAMRAACKELGTFSLQGCVLVTSCEPCPMCLSSALWARVDRIIFAADRHDAAVAGFDDRKFYELFDCKPGEGWPTSIERLELPNATAPFEAWLAKTDRIDY, encoded by the coding sequence ATGACCGCGATGGAAGTGAGCCTGCAGGAGCTCGAACGTTCCTGGCTGGACCAGGCGATCCAGCTGGCCACCACCAGCGTCGCCAAGGGCGGTGGTCCGTTCGGCGCACTGATCGCCAAGGGCACCGAGGTCGTCGCCATCGGCCACAACCAGGTCACCGCTACCCTGGACCCCACCGCGCACGGCGAGGTCAGCGCCATGCGGGCCGCCTGTAAGGAACTGGGCACCTTCTCCCTGCAGGGCTGCGTCCTGGTCACCTCCTGCGAGCCCTGCCCGATGTGCCTGTCCTCGGCCCTGTGGGCGCGCGTGGACCGCATCATCTTCGCCGCCGACCGGCACGACGCCGCCGTCGCCGGCTTCGACGACCGCAAGTTCTACGAGCTGTTCGACTGCAAGCCGGGCGAAGGCTGGCCGACCTCGATCGAGCGGCTGGAACTGCCCAACGCCACCGCCCCCTTCGAGGCGTGGCTGGCCAAGACCGACCGCATCGACTACTGA